A genomic stretch from Poecilia reticulata strain Guanapo linkage group LG20, Guppy_female_1.0+MT, whole genome shotgun sequence includes:
- the amer2 gene encoding APC membrane recruitment protein 2: MEVQSDCVEPPVAPQCDTQPAGKINKAAFKLFGKRRTGSGMASFFSFRNKAAANGGNNGNSDNGNSLNGNSSAASAELVRSKTHDGLTGSNNDAVGPRGEGLTSLEAGPVRSLSKSLSFFSFLRRGSFRTSENGGTGIVRRGRGLKGFFSSMRWRRKEKTNEAEAEEVEGKKARDTHATESETPKDITLTLEPPPHHHQEDCASAETGSNLQASDTPTTSVTMTPTHCVAMPGPSGEPDSPFPYTPTDSPLRPSIQKAKASISSLTPSLTTPPLDRCSIGDQPSEPSVDRLCSILFTDVTSLKSFDSLTGCGDIIADADEEGPGGNGGSGTSSSSSGGGGGSLSTNVGRAVGLTSATTHASPTKPPIPSQITQPMFSVPQSSAPVCLPARTRVPPPPQQHSAGSGVVAYMGGGEEMASPEGVDDADMQGLWHMLPSAGESSPALPRQYQPSSSTLTSTYPPRSNSPGALRPSAQRSAERKAPQVKALGLSKIPVVGGAGSRAGKPPLPHAHGRHPASPGEKELLSDEGYWDTPSATPTATPDESGLQRNQKIALSRDSCSGDHLYDLYNDPEEEGEDQRGDNDVNSTPSPSAEFKMSPTSQKSPLSTSSSSSFQSLKGSASLPRDSKIPVSTRQTSPPHSVSQSALSSVLEAETPPPKTHAPQPARTRIPVSKVPVRRSGSKPATSTSGGAASKK, encoded by the coding sequence ATGGAGGTGCAGTCGGATTGTGTGGAGCCTCCTGTGGCTCCACAGTGTGACACACAGCCTGCAGGGAAGATCAACAAAGCTGCCTTTAAACTCTTTGGGAAACGACGCACTGGCTCTGGAATGGCCAGCTTCTTCTCCTTCAGGAACAAAGCTGCTGCAAACGGTGGGAACAACGGGAATTCTGACAACGGGAATTCTTTGAATGGAAACAGCTCGGCGGCATCAGCGGAGCTTGTGAGGAGCAAAACACATGACGGGCTAACAGGCTCCAACAACGATGCTGTGGGTCCGAGAGGGGAGGGCCTTACTAGCCTGGAGGCAGGGCCAGTAAGGTCGCTCAGCAAATCGTTgagtttcttttcctttctccgACGTGGGAGTTTTAGGACAAGTGAAAATGGTGGGACAGGAATTGTGAGAAGAGGGAGGGGCCTGAAGGGCTTTTTCAGCAGCATGCGATGGAGacgtaaagagaaaacaaacgAGGCCGAGGCAGAAGAGGTGGAAGGTAAGAAAGCAAGGGACACACATGCTACAGAATCTGAGACCCCGAAGGACATTACTCTTACCCTTGAGCCGCCTCCACATCATCACCAGGAGGACTGTGCAAGTGCAGAGACAGGATCTAACCTACAAGCATCGGACACTCCCACCACTAGTGTTACCATGACACCCACACACTGTGTTGCCATGCCAGGACCATCTGGTGAGCCAGACTCTCCTTTTCCTTACACACCCACCGACTCACCACTGCGCCCATCTATTCAAAAAGCCAAAGCCTCAATATCTAGCCTCACCCCCTCCCTTACTACACCCCCTTTGGACCGCTGCAGCATAGGTGACCAACCCTCAGAGCCCTCTGTAGATCGACTCTGTTCCATCCTTTTCACTGATGTCACATCTCTGAAGAGCTTTGACTCACTGACCGGCTGCGGTGATATTATTGCTGATGCAGATGAGGAAGGACCAGGGGGTAATGGTGGCAGTGGAACGAGTAGTAGTAGcagtggaggtggaggaggaagtcTGAGCACAAATGTTGGGAGAGCTGTTGGTTTAACTAGTGCAACAACTCATGCTTCCCCAACCAAACCTCCAATTCCCTCACAGATTACCCAGCCAATGTTCTCCGTTCCCCAGAGTTCGGCTCCTGTCTGTCTCCCCGCTCGGACCCGAGTGCCTCCTCCACCACAGCAGCATTCTGCTGGAAGTGGTGTAGTGGCCTACATGGGAGGAGGGGAAGAAATGGCAAGTCCAGAAGGAGTGGACGATGCGGACATGCAGGGGCTTTGGCACATGTTGCCTTCTGCAGGAGAAAGCTCCCCTGCGTTGCCCCGACAGTACCAGCCTTCTTCCAGTACCCTTACTTCCACTTATCCCCCTCGCAGCAACTCCCCCGGTGCACTTCGTCCCTCAGCTCAAAGAAGCGCAGAGAGAAAAGCTCCTCAGGTGAAGGCGCTGGGCCTCAGCAAGATTCCAGTGGTTGGTGGAGCAGGTAGCCGGGCAGGTAAACCCCCTCTGCCTCACGCACACGGCCGCCATCCTGCATCACCTGGTGAAAAAGAACTTCTCAGTGACGAAGGTTACTGGGATACTCCCTCAGCAACACCTACAGCAACTCCTGATGAGAGTGGGTTGCAGCGTAACCAGAAGATTGCCCTATCGCGCGATAGCTGCTCGGGAGACCACCTTTATGACTTGTACAATGATCctgaagaggaaggagaagatCAGAGGGGAGACAATGATGTAAACAGTACCCCCTCTCCATCTGCAGAATTCAAAATGAGTCCCACCTCCcaaaaaagtcccctttcaacctcctcttcctcttcctttcaATCACTGAAAGGCAGCGCCAGCCTTCCCCGAGACTCCAAGATCCCAGTAAGTACCAGACAGACCTCGCCTCCCCACTCTGTAAGCCAGTCTGCTCTGTCCTCTGTACTGGAGGCAGAGACCCCTCCGCCAAAGACCCATGCACCCCAACCAGCCCGCACCAGAATCCCTGTGTCAAAGGTGCCAGTTCGCCGATCTGGAAGCAAACCTGCCACCAGCACAAGCGGAGGAGCTGCATCCAAGAAGTAG
- the mtmr6 gene encoding phosphatidylinositol-3,5-bisphosphate 3-phosphatase MTMR6 codes for MEHIRTPKVEQVRLVDRFSNKSTNGTLYLTATHLIFVESGSNNTASAGQEIWILHHHIASVEKQSLTTSGCPLVIQCRNFRVVNFVVQRERDCHDIYSSLLRLLRPVHYEELYAFSYNPKQNDQQREEGWQLIDLGAEFERMGVPNDQWQHTDVNRDYKVCETYPRDLYVPITASKPIIVGSSKFRSKGRFPVLTYFYQEKKAAVCRCSQPLSGFSARCLEDESMLQAISKANHNSRFVYVMDTRPKLNALANRAAGKGYENEDNYSNIRFQFVGIENIHVMRSSLQKLLEVIGTRSLTMSDYLVGLENSGWLRHIKAVVDAAVFLTKAVTVEGASVLVHCSDGWDRTAQVCALGSLLMDPYYRTIKGFMVLIEKDWISFGHKFADRCDQLDGDPKEVSPIFTQFLECVYQLTEQFPQAFEYSEWFLLQIHEHVHSCQYGNFLGNNQRQREELQLRERTHSLWAYLMSEKQNYLNPFYKPSYSEAHPVLEPSTLPYHFKFWRNMYHQFDRSMHPRQSILKTTLTLKENSRQAESTLRALETRLQQLGVTPVTTSDPPAPPPTRDQRTNPLPPRPDSLILGAPINHKEVQRREEEDEQDEVGEEAMESTDRERTVEGSSGSESRKQSYGELEGTCNGELAKEEPAVVSLELGVARMTC; via the exons ATGGAACATATCCGAACGCCGAAG gtggAGCAGGTGCGGCTGGTGGATCGCTTCAGCAACAAATCCACAAATGGCACACTGTACCTCACCGCTACGCATCTCATTTTCGTGGAAAGCGGCTCCAACAACACAGCCTCTGCTGGCCAGGAGATCTGG atTTTGCACCACCATATAGCCTCGGTGGAGAAGCAGAGCTTGACCACCTCGGGCTGCCCGCTGGTCATCCAGTGTCGGAACTTCAGGGTGGTTAATTTTGTAGTACAGAGGGAAAGAGACTGCCATGACATCTATAGTTCACTGCTGCGTCTGCTGCGGCCAG TGCATTACGAGGAACTCTACGCTTTCTCCTACAACCCCAAGCAAAACGAtcagcagagagaggagggctGGCAGCTCATCGACCTGGGGGCGGAGTTTGAGAGGATGGGCGTCCCCAATGACCAATGGCAGCACACTGACGTCAACAGAGACTACAAG GTGTGTGAGACATATCCACGCGACCTGTACGTTCCCATCACAGCCAGTAAGCCCATCATCGTCGGCAGCTCCAAGTTCCGAAGCAAAGGACGCTTTCCTGTGCTCACATACTTTTACCAAGAGAAAAAG GCGGCAGTGTGTCGCTGCAGTCAGCCTCTCTCTGGGTTCAGCGCGCGGTGCCTTGAAGATGAGAGCATGCTGCAGGCCATCAGTAAGGCCAATCACAACAGTCGCTTTGTTTACGTCATGGACACGAGGCCAAAG CTGAACGCGCTGGCCAACCGCGCTGCAGGCAAAGGCTACGAGAACGAGGACAACTACTCCAACATCCGCTTTCAGTTTGTTGGGATCGAAAATATCCACGTAATGAGGTCAAGCCTGCAGAAATTACTGGAAG TTATTGGCACTCGGTCTCTCACCATGAGCGACTACCTGGTGGGACTGGAAAACAGCGGCTGGCTGCGACATATCAAAGCTGTAGTAGATGCAGCTGTGTTTCTTACAAAG GCGGTGACAGTAGAAGGGGCCAGTGTGTTAGTTCACTGCTCAGACGGATGGGACAGAACTGCCCAAGTTTGCGCCCTGGGGTCACTGCTCATGGACCCCTATTATCGCACCATCAAGGGCTTTATG GTGCTGATAGAGAAAGACTGGATTTCCTTTGGTCACAAGTTTGCAGACAG GTGTGACCAGCTGGACGGGGATCCAAAGGAAGTGTCTCCGATCTTCACTCAGTTTCTCGAGTGTGTTTACCAGCTGACTGAGCAGTTCCCGCAA GCCTTTGAGTACAGCGAGTGGTTCCTGCTGCAGATCCATGAGCATGTGCACTCTTGTCAGTATGGAAACTTCCTAGGGAACAAtcagaggcagagagaggagcTGCA GCTTAGAGAGCGAACTCACTCACTCTGGGCCTATCTGATGAGTGAAAAGCAGAACTACTTGAATCCATTCTACAAGCCTTCATACTCTGAAGCACATCCTGTGCTGGAGCCCTCCACCTTGCCATACCATTTCAA GTTCTGGAGGAACATGTACCACCAGTTCGATCGGTCCATGCATCCACGGCAGTCCATCCTCAAAACCACTCTGACGCTGAAGGAGAACAGCCGCCAAGCAGAGAGCACATTGCGAGCTCTGGAGACT AGACTCCAACAGCTTGGTGTGACCCCCGTTACGACCTCTGACCCCCCGGCACCTCCTCCAACCAGAGACCAACGCACCAACCCCCTGCCACCGCGGCCCGACTCCCTCATCCTAGGCGCACCCATCAACCACAAAGAGGTGCAGCGTCGCGAGGAGGAGGACGAGCAAGACGAAGTGGGCGAGGAGGCCATGGAGAGTACAGACAGGGAGCGGACAGTAGAGGGCAGCAGCGGCAGCGagagcaggaagcagagctACGGAGAACTGGAAGGGACATGCAACGGTGAACTTGCCAAAGAGGAGCCAGCTGTTGTCAGTCTGGAGCTTGGCGTGGCACGAATGACCTGCTGA